From one Aptenodytes patagonicus chromosome 16, bAptPat1.pri.cur, whole genome shotgun sequence genomic stretch:
- the LOC143167748 gene encoding ATP-binding cassette sub-family A member 10-like isoform X2 → MKTLQRNMSVFQQTKILLWKNVLIKWRMKMQSFQEWMLSLLFLPLMFTVCTFMMNIHYPEVPYSYLGQLDDPAYDATGVTIAFTPITVTTRQIMNKVALNSVMIGIKLQALDNESALEEAWILNNEIIGVVFKDNFSYHLRFPTENVAIPNENFGYIDNCYNFSSRYCYSPSYWYKGFLSLQSSIDAAIIEVVANRSVWEEMKSIAGVRMKSRSVISSITLEYSYFMITIVMCFSPFMYFLSMNVVREKKKLKVLMKTMGLQDIAFWLSWSLLYAVYVMVLSCLLTALVMQDAFYLSSFPAVLLLFFLYGLACIHLVFMLCSLLRTSKLAGSMGFLITFVFGCLSLAVLIENLPELLKWFLGLFCPFAFNAGIAKVFHLEKYGMGFSFSNLMEESYFLFSTYIMLVFDSVLYMLLAMYFDKVLPGKYGIPDPPFFCLKPSYWVRSRRGSTREMPRTAVSPEELLNDDIEPVPPEFMGKEAIRLNNIKKAYKKKDKKTEALRGLSLNIYEGQITALLGHSGAGKTTLLNVLSGLTLPSEGSATIYNYKLSAIGDREEIREMIGICPQFNTQFEVLTVKENLKTFAEIKGIKSKEVEREVQNILELLDISNIQDTQAEKLSDGQKRKLSIGIAMLGNPQVLFLDEPTAGLDPLSRHQVWSLLKEHRAGRVILFSTQSMDEADILADRKAFISHGRLKCVGSSLFLKKKWGIGYHLRIHVSESCDLENVTSLVKRYIPNVIFSGHSQYELRYKLPLENVNKFPDLFSGLDSCSDQGIINYGVSMTTLEDVFLRLEEEATVDQEDERLLGEEWAEAGRCPDETEPGSLLLSDTGKAAVGGLALWRQQVSAMAWVHFLKLKSSVKNLQSILLLYVVFLLPLVLQLSLVAAWQSASVWELSSARYFLPLGKRARSDTTSLLVHNNTGAGIEDFIHTLESQDLTVEITSEENITEELKHNGAIKVSRKGQSYRFTVLCHMEAINCFPVLVNVISNALLRALNSTVRIRIWSHPFFSIDDLQFWDYFVSFYLVYMLLLFPGFPPHFAMGYMQDYKVGARAQLWISGLFPSAYWCGQALVDIPLCWLLLFSMFGLQFAMSNKTSWSIDSLFLLIMGTFGYGISIVLFIYLISFVFRKGWNCDFWSFILIVVCFVSYIVSRVMDFLTGIRVSLYILSLSIPMYPLLGVMINCQQIFIEDAENFAVTPRNDVLIAVFAPYIHSVCFIFLLRYLEIKYGRAVLRKDPIFRISPRRESSHQHPKELEEEDEDVKAERAAVRNAIAAPSQEEKSVIIVSNLCKEYEIKQAGSFFKKKKKMATRNVSFCVKKGEVLGLLGPNGAGKSTAIKMITGETTLTAGQVLMKKGEGATSHLQDHAPAFLGYCPQEDPLWPDLTVHEHLRVYAAVKGVCKEDTAAAVNRIVNALQLQDYLKKKARKLSAGVTRKLCFAMCMLGNPAVLLLDEPSTGMDPNGQHCVWKMIRAALKTKETGAILTTHYMEEAEAVCDRVAIMVSGQLRYIGSIQYLKNKFGKGYLLEIKVMDPEHTDLLHAEILRIFPSAARQERFPSFLVYKVPMEDALPLSQSFSKLEEGVFGTLPRAGEG, encoded by the exons ATGAAGACACTTCAGAGAAATATGAGTGTATTCCAGCAAACCAAAATTCTTTTGTGGAAAAATGTACTTATCAAGTGGAGGATGAAAATGCAGAGCTTTCAG GAGTGGATGCTGTCTCTGCTCTTTCTGCCGCTGATGTTCACAGTGTGCACGTTCATGATGAACATCCACTACCCCGAAGTGCCTTACAGCTACCTCGGGCAGTTAGATGATCCTGCCTATGATGCCACTGGGGTCACCATCGCTTTTACACCCATCACTGTGACCACAAGGCAGATAATGAATAAAGTGGCCTTGAACTCTGTAATGATAG GTATAAAACTACAGGCACTGGACAATGAGAGCGCCCTGGAGGAAGCCTGGATTTTGAATAATGAAATTATAGGTGTTGTATTTAAAGACAACTTCTCCTATCACCTCAGGTTTCCTACTGAGAATGTGGCTATTCCAAATGAAAACTTTGGATACATAG ATAACTGTTACAATTTCTCATCGCGGTACTGTTACAGCCCAAGCTATTGGTACAAAGGCTTCCTGTCCCTGCAGTCCAGCATCGATGCTGCTATTATAGAG GTGGTGGCAAATCGTTCTGTTTGGGAAGAAATGAAATCAATTGCTGGTGTCCGTATGAAGTCCCGGAGCGTCATCTCCTCGATTACACTCGAGTACAGTTATTTCATGATTACTATCGTGATGTGTTTCTCTCCGTTCATGTATTTCTTATCAATGAACGTtgtaagagaaaagaagaagCTCAAAGTATTGATGAAGACAATGGGGCTGCAGGATATTGCATTTTG GCTCTCCTGGAGTCTGCTGTATGCTGTTTACGTGATGGTCCTCTCCTGCCTGCTGACAGCTCTTGTGATGCAGGATGCTTTCTACCTCAGCAGCTTCCCTGCGGTCTTACTGCTGTTTTTCCTGTACGGCCTAGCATGT ATCCACCTGGTTTTCATGCTCTGCTCCCTGTTAAGGACCTCCAAACTTGCCGGCTCCATGGGGTTCCTCATCACCTTTGTCTTCGGATGCCTGAGCCTCGCGGTGCTGATAGAAAACCTTCCAGAACTGTTGAAGTGGTTTCTCGGTCTCTTCTGTCCTTTTGCCTTTAATGCTGGCATTGCAAAG gttttccatttagaaaaatatggaatgggtttctctttttctaatCTTATGGAGGAatcatactttttattttcaacttACATTATGCTGGTCTTCGACTCAGTCTTGTACATGCTGTTAGCTATGTATTTCGACAAAGTTCTGCCAG GCAAATACGGCATCCCCGATCCCCCCTTTTTCTGCCTGAAGCCCTCATATTGGGTGCGGAGCAGAAGAGGCTCCACCAGGGAGATGCCCAGAACTGCAGTGAGCCCCGAGGAGCTCCTCAATGATGATATAGAGCCGGTGCCCCCCGAATTCATGGGGAAGGAGGCCATCAG ACTcaacaatattaaaaaagcatataaaaagaaggacaagaagACAGAAGCTTTAAGAG gtttgtctttaaatatttatgaggGTCAGATCACTGCCTTACTCGGCCACAGTGGGGCTGGAAAGACAACACTGTTAAACGTGCTCAGTGGACTCACTCTGCCTTCTGAAG GCTCTGCAACCATATACAATTACAAACTCTCTGCAATAGGAGATAGAGAAGAGATTAGAGAGATGATTGGCATTTGCCCACAATTCAACACGCAGTTTGAAGTCTTAACggtgaaagaaaacttgaaaacttTTGCAGAAATCAAGGGCATCAAGTCCAAAGAGGTAGAGCGAGAG GTGCAAAACATTTTGGAACTGCTGGATATCAGTAACATTCAAGACACTCAAGCTGAGAAACTGAGTGATGGGCAAAAACGGAAGTTATCCATCGGAATAGCCATGCTTGGAAACCCGCAG GTTTTGTTCCTGGATGAGCCAACGGCTGGGTTGGATCCTCTTTCCAGGCACCAGGTGTGGAGCCTCCTCAAGGAGCACAGAGCTGGACGGGTGATCCTGTTCAGTACCCAGTCCATGGATGAGGCCGATATCCTTGCAG accGCAAGGCTTTTATCTCGCATGGGAGGCTGAAGTGTGTCGGTTCTTCTCTGTTCTTGAAGAAAAAATGGGGGATTGGCTATCATTTAAG GATCCATGTCAGTGAGTCTTGTGACTTAGAGAACGTGACATCTCTGGTTAAACGATACATCCCCAATGTCATATTCTCAGGACACAGTCAATATGAGCTGAGATATAAACTGCCATTAGAAAACGTGAATAAATTCCCAg ATCTGTTCAGTGGCCTCGACAGCTGCTCTGACCAGGGAATTATCAATTATGGAGTCAGCATGACAACCCTGGAGGATGTCTTCCTGAGACTGGAGGAAGAAGCCACAGTGGATCAAGAAG ATGAGCGTCTCCTTGGGGAGGAGTGGGCAGAAGCAGGACGGTGCCCCGATGAGACGGAGcctggctccctgctgctctcGGACACCGGGAAGGCAGCAGTCGGTGGCTTGGCTCTCTGGAGGCAGCAGGTCTCTGCCATGGCATGGGTGCACTTCTTAAAGCTTAAGAGTTCGGTGAAAAACCTGCAGTCAAT TTTGCTGCTCTATGTGGTTTTTCTGCTTCCTCTGGTTTTGCAACTGTCCCTGGTTGCTGCCTGGCAGAGTGCGAGTGTTTGGGAGCTCTCATCTGCGCGGTACTTCTTGCCCCTGGGGAAAAGGGCTCGCTCGGACACAACCAGCCTCCTGGTCCACAACAACACGG GCGCAGGCATTGAAGACTTCATCCACACGCTCGAGAGCCAAGATCTCACAGTGGAAATAACAAGCGAGGAAAATATCACAGAGGAGCTAAAACACAATGGGGCTATAAAAGTGTCTCGCAAAGGCCAG AGCTACAGGTTTACCGTGTTATGCCACATGGAGGCCATCAACTGCTTCCCAGTGCTTGTGAACGTCATTAGCAACGCTCTGCTGAGAGCCCTCAATTCCACCGTGCGCATTCGGATCTGGAGTCATCCATTTTTCTCT atagATGATCTACAATTCTgggattattttgtttctttttacctCGTTTATATGCTGTTGTTATTCCCTGGTTTTCCTCCTCACTTTGCAATGGGCTACATGCAGGATTACAAG GTGGGAGCTCGTGCCCAGCTGTGGATCTCGGGGCTCTTTCCCTCGGCGTACTGGTGCGGCCAGGCGCTGGTGGACATCCCGCTGTGCTGGCTCCTTCTCTTCTCGATGTTTGGGCTTCAGTTTGCAATGAGTAACAAGACTTCCTGGAGCATCGACAGCCTCTTCTTGCTG atcaTGGGTACTTTTGGCTATGGAATTTCTATCGTTCTCTTCATCTACTTGATCTCCTTCGTCTTTCGCAAAGGATGGAACTGTGATTTTTGGTCTTTTATCCTGATAGTG gtatgCTTTGTTTCCTATATCGTCAGCAGAGTCATGGATTTCTTAACCGGCATTAGAGTCTCCCTCTACATTTTGTCTCTCTCGATTCCCATGTACCCACTGCTGGGTGTAATGATCAACTGCCAGCAG aTTTTTATAGAAGACGCTGAGAATTTTGCTGTGACTCCAAGGAATGATGTACTAATAGCTGTCTTTGCA CCTTATATCCATTCTGtgtgcttcatttttcttcttcgATATTTGGAGATAAAATATGGAAGAGCAGTTCTGAGAAAGGATCCAATATTTAG GATTTCCCCAAGAAGAGAaagcagccaccagcaccccAAGGAGCtcgaagaggaggatgaagatgtTAAAGCTGAAAGAGCAGCAGTGAGAAACGCCATAGCAGCTCCGAGTCAGGAGGAG AAATCAGTCATTATTGTCAGCAATCTATGCAAGGAATATGAAATAAAGCAAGCTGGTTcattttttaagaagaagaagaaaatggccaccagaaatgtttccttctgtGTTAAAAAAG GAGAAGTATTAGGACTTCTGGGGCCCAATGGAGCTGGTAAAAGCACAGCTATCAAAATGATTACTGGAGAGACAACACTGACTGCTGGGCAG GTGCTGATGAAGAAGGGAGAGGGAGCAACCTCCCACCTCCAGGACCACGCGCCTGCCTTCCTGGGGTACTGCCCGCAGGAGGACCCGCTCTGGCCAGACCTCACCGTGCACGAGCACCTGCGGGTCTACGCCGCCGTGAAAGGGGTGTGCAAGGAGGATACGGCTGCTGCTGTCAACCG AATAGTGAATGCCCTGCAGCTtcaagactatttaaaaaaaaaagccagaaaattatCTGCTGGGGTAACCAGaaag CTGTGCTTCGCGATGTGCATGCTGGGCAACCCCGCGGTCCTGCTCCTGGACGAGCCATCAACTGGCATGGACCCCAACGGGCAGCATTGTGTTTG GAAGATGATTCGTGCTGCCCTGAAAACCAAGGAGACGGGAGCCATTCTGACGACGCACTAcatggaggaggcggaggcggtGTGCGACCGCGTGGCCATCATGGTGTCCGGGCAGCTACG atATATTGGCTCCATTCAGTACCTGAAGAACAAGTTTGGTAAAGGTTATCTACTGGAAATTAAAGTCATGGACCCAGAGCACACTGATCTTCTCCATGCTGAGATTTTGAGGATTTTCCCGAGTGCAGCCCGTCAGGAGCG gttCCCCTCTTTTCTAGTCTACAAGGTCCCGATGGAAGATGCACTGCCCCTGTCTCAGTCTTTCTCCAAGCTAGAGGAAG GTGTTTTTGGAACTCTCCCGAGAGCAGGAGAAGGATAA
- the LOC143167748 gene encoding ATP-binding cassette sub-family A member 10-like isoform X1, translating into MKTLQRNMSVFQQTKILLWKNVLIKWRMKMQSFQEWMLSLLFLPLMFTVCTFMMNIHYPEVPYSYLGQLDDPAYDATGVTIAFTPITVTTRQIMNKVALNSVMIGIKLQALDNESALEEAWILNNEIIGVVFKDNFSYHLRFPTENVAIPNENFGYIDNCYNFSSRYCYSPSYWYKGFLSLQSSIDAAIIEVVANRSVWEEMKSIAGVRMKSRSVISSITLEYSYFMITIVMCFSPFMYFLSMNVVREKKKLKVLMKTMGLQDIAFWLSWSLLYAVYVMVLSCLLTALVMQDAFYLSSFPAVLLLFFLYGLACIHLVFMLCSLLRTSKLAGSMGFLITFVFGCLSLAVLIENLPELLKWFLGLFCPFAFNAGIAKVFHLEKYGMGFSFSNLMEESYFLFSTYIMLVFDSVLYMLLAMYFDKVLPGKYGIPDPPFFCLKPSYWVRSRRGSTREMPRTAVSPEELLNDDIEPVPPEFMGKEAIRLNNIKKAYKKKDKKTEALRGLSLNIYEGQITALLGHSGAGKTTLLNVLSGLTLPSEGSATIYNYKLSAIGDREEIREMIGICPQFNTQFEVLTVKENLKTFAEIKGIKSKEVEREVQNILELLDISNIQDTQAEKLSDGQKRKLSIGIAMLGNPQVLFLDEPTAGLDPLSRHQVWSLLKEHRAGRVILFSTQSMDEADILADRKAFISHGRLKCVGSSLFLKKKWGIGYHLRIHVSESCDLENVTSLVKRYIPNVIFSGHSQYELRYKLPLENVNKFPDLFSGLDSCSDQGIINYGVSMTTLEDVFLRLEEEATVDQEDERLLGEEWAEAGRCPDETEPGSLLLSDTGKAAVGGLALWRQQVSAMAWVHFLKLKSSVKNLQSILLLYVVFLLPLVLQLSLVAAWQSASVWELSSARYFLPLGKRARSDTTSLLVHNNTGAGIEDFIHTLESQDLTVEITSEENITEELKHNGAIKVSRKGQSYRFTVLCHMEAINCFPVLVNVISNALLRALNSTVRIRIWSHPFFSIDDLQFWDYFVSFYLVYMLLLFPGFPPHFAMGYMQDYKVGARAQLWISGLFPSAYWCGQALVDIPLCWLLLFSMFGLQFAMSNKTSWSIDSLFLLIMGTFGYGISIVLFIYLISFVFRKGWNCDFWSFILIVVCFVSYIVSRVMDFLTGIRVSLYILSLSIPMYPLLGVMINCQQIFIEDAENFAVTPRNDVLIAVFAPYIHSVCFIFLLRYLEIKYGRAVLRKDPIFRISPRRESSHQHPKELEEEDEDVKAERAAVRNAIAAPSQEEKSVIIVSNLCKEYEIKQAGSFFKKKKKMATRNVSFCVKKGEVLGLLGPNGAGKSTAIKMITGETTLTAGQVLMKKGEGATSHLQDHAPAFLGYCPQEDPLWPDLTVHEHLRVYAAVKGVCKEDTAAAVNRIVNALQLQDYLKKKARKLSAGVTRKLCFAMCMLGNPAVLLLDEPSTGMDPNGQHCVWKMIRAALKTKETGAILTTHYMEEAEAVCDRVAIMVSGQLRYIGSIQYLKNKFGKGYLLEIKVMDPEHTDLLHAEILRIFPSAARQERFPSFLVYKVPMEDALPLSQSFSKLEEAKRNFNLKEYSFSLNTLAQVFLELSREQEKDNFDPTLDGTFEWKQLQQEDC; encoded by the exons ATGAAGACACTTCAGAGAAATATGAGTGTATTCCAGCAAACCAAAATTCTTTTGTGGAAAAATGTACTTATCAAGTGGAGGATGAAAATGCAGAGCTTTCAG GAGTGGATGCTGTCTCTGCTCTTTCTGCCGCTGATGTTCACAGTGTGCACGTTCATGATGAACATCCACTACCCCGAAGTGCCTTACAGCTACCTCGGGCAGTTAGATGATCCTGCCTATGATGCCACTGGGGTCACCATCGCTTTTACACCCATCACTGTGACCACAAGGCAGATAATGAATAAAGTGGCCTTGAACTCTGTAATGATAG GTATAAAACTACAGGCACTGGACAATGAGAGCGCCCTGGAGGAAGCCTGGATTTTGAATAATGAAATTATAGGTGTTGTATTTAAAGACAACTTCTCCTATCACCTCAGGTTTCCTACTGAGAATGTGGCTATTCCAAATGAAAACTTTGGATACATAG ATAACTGTTACAATTTCTCATCGCGGTACTGTTACAGCCCAAGCTATTGGTACAAAGGCTTCCTGTCCCTGCAGTCCAGCATCGATGCTGCTATTATAGAG GTGGTGGCAAATCGTTCTGTTTGGGAAGAAATGAAATCAATTGCTGGTGTCCGTATGAAGTCCCGGAGCGTCATCTCCTCGATTACACTCGAGTACAGTTATTTCATGATTACTATCGTGATGTGTTTCTCTCCGTTCATGTATTTCTTATCAATGAACGTtgtaagagaaaagaagaagCTCAAAGTATTGATGAAGACAATGGGGCTGCAGGATATTGCATTTTG GCTCTCCTGGAGTCTGCTGTATGCTGTTTACGTGATGGTCCTCTCCTGCCTGCTGACAGCTCTTGTGATGCAGGATGCTTTCTACCTCAGCAGCTTCCCTGCGGTCTTACTGCTGTTTTTCCTGTACGGCCTAGCATGT ATCCACCTGGTTTTCATGCTCTGCTCCCTGTTAAGGACCTCCAAACTTGCCGGCTCCATGGGGTTCCTCATCACCTTTGTCTTCGGATGCCTGAGCCTCGCGGTGCTGATAGAAAACCTTCCAGAACTGTTGAAGTGGTTTCTCGGTCTCTTCTGTCCTTTTGCCTTTAATGCTGGCATTGCAAAG gttttccatttagaaaaatatggaatgggtttctctttttctaatCTTATGGAGGAatcatactttttattttcaacttACATTATGCTGGTCTTCGACTCAGTCTTGTACATGCTGTTAGCTATGTATTTCGACAAAGTTCTGCCAG GCAAATACGGCATCCCCGATCCCCCCTTTTTCTGCCTGAAGCCCTCATATTGGGTGCGGAGCAGAAGAGGCTCCACCAGGGAGATGCCCAGAACTGCAGTGAGCCCCGAGGAGCTCCTCAATGATGATATAGAGCCGGTGCCCCCCGAATTCATGGGGAAGGAGGCCATCAG ACTcaacaatattaaaaaagcatataaaaagaaggacaagaagACAGAAGCTTTAAGAG gtttgtctttaaatatttatgaggGTCAGATCACTGCCTTACTCGGCCACAGTGGGGCTGGAAAGACAACACTGTTAAACGTGCTCAGTGGACTCACTCTGCCTTCTGAAG GCTCTGCAACCATATACAATTACAAACTCTCTGCAATAGGAGATAGAGAAGAGATTAGAGAGATGATTGGCATTTGCCCACAATTCAACACGCAGTTTGAAGTCTTAACggtgaaagaaaacttgaaaacttTTGCAGAAATCAAGGGCATCAAGTCCAAAGAGGTAGAGCGAGAG GTGCAAAACATTTTGGAACTGCTGGATATCAGTAACATTCAAGACACTCAAGCTGAGAAACTGAGTGATGGGCAAAAACGGAAGTTATCCATCGGAATAGCCATGCTTGGAAACCCGCAG GTTTTGTTCCTGGATGAGCCAACGGCTGGGTTGGATCCTCTTTCCAGGCACCAGGTGTGGAGCCTCCTCAAGGAGCACAGAGCTGGACGGGTGATCCTGTTCAGTACCCAGTCCATGGATGAGGCCGATATCCTTGCAG accGCAAGGCTTTTATCTCGCATGGGAGGCTGAAGTGTGTCGGTTCTTCTCTGTTCTTGAAGAAAAAATGGGGGATTGGCTATCATTTAAG GATCCATGTCAGTGAGTCTTGTGACTTAGAGAACGTGACATCTCTGGTTAAACGATACATCCCCAATGTCATATTCTCAGGACACAGTCAATATGAGCTGAGATATAAACTGCCATTAGAAAACGTGAATAAATTCCCAg ATCTGTTCAGTGGCCTCGACAGCTGCTCTGACCAGGGAATTATCAATTATGGAGTCAGCATGACAACCCTGGAGGATGTCTTCCTGAGACTGGAGGAAGAAGCCACAGTGGATCAAGAAG ATGAGCGTCTCCTTGGGGAGGAGTGGGCAGAAGCAGGACGGTGCCCCGATGAGACGGAGcctggctccctgctgctctcGGACACCGGGAAGGCAGCAGTCGGTGGCTTGGCTCTCTGGAGGCAGCAGGTCTCTGCCATGGCATGGGTGCACTTCTTAAAGCTTAAGAGTTCGGTGAAAAACCTGCAGTCAAT TTTGCTGCTCTATGTGGTTTTTCTGCTTCCTCTGGTTTTGCAACTGTCCCTGGTTGCTGCCTGGCAGAGTGCGAGTGTTTGGGAGCTCTCATCTGCGCGGTACTTCTTGCCCCTGGGGAAAAGGGCTCGCTCGGACACAACCAGCCTCCTGGTCCACAACAACACGG GCGCAGGCATTGAAGACTTCATCCACACGCTCGAGAGCCAAGATCTCACAGTGGAAATAACAAGCGAGGAAAATATCACAGAGGAGCTAAAACACAATGGGGCTATAAAAGTGTCTCGCAAAGGCCAG AGCTACAGGTTTACCGTGTTATGCCACATGGAGGCCATCAACTGCTTCCCAGTGCTTGTGAACGTCATTAGCAACGCTCTGCTGAGAGCCCTCAATTCCACCGTGCGCATTCGGATCTGGAGTCATCCATTTTTCTCT atagATGATCTACAATTCTgggattattttgtttctttttacctCGTTTATATGCTGTTGTTATTCCCTGGTTTTCCTCCTCACTTTGCAATGGGCTACATGCAGGATTACAAG GTGGGAGCTCGTGCCCAGCTGTGGATCTCGGGGCTCTTTCCCTCGGCGTACTGGTGCGGCCAGGCGCTGGTGGACATCCCGCTGTGCTGGCTCCTTCTCTTCTCGATGTTTGGGCTTCAGTTTGCAATGAGTAACAAGACTTCCTGGAGCATCGACAGCCTCTTCTTGCTG atcaTGGGTACTTTTGGCTATGGAATTTCTATCGTTCTCTTCATCTACTTGATCTCCTTCGTCTTTCGCAAAGGATGGAACTGTGATTTTTGGTCTTTTATCCTGATAGTG gtatgCTTTGTTTCCTATATCGTCAGCAGAGTCATGGATTTCTTAACCGGCATTAGAGTCTCCCTCTACATTTTGTCTCTCTCGATTCCCATGTACCCACTGCTGGGTGTAATGATCAACTGCCAGCAG aTTTTTATAGAAGACGCTGAGAATTTTGCTGTGACTCCAAGGAATGATGTACTAATAGCTGTCTTTGCA CCTTATATCCATTCTGtgtgcttcatttttcttcttcgATATTTGGAGATAAAATATGGAAGAGCAGTTCTGAGAAAGGATCCAATATTTAG GATTTCCCCAAGAAGAGAaagcagccaccagcaccccAAGGAGCtcgaagaggaggatgaagatgtTAAAGCTGAAAGAGCAGCAGTGAGAAACGCCATAGCAGCTCCGAGTCAGGAGGAG AAATCAGTCATTATTGTCAGCAATCTATGCAAGGAATATGAAATAAAGCAAGCTGGTTcattttttaagaagaagaagaaaatggccaccagaaatgtttccttctgtGTTAAAAAAG GAGAAGTATTAGGACTTCTGGGGCCCAATGGAGCTGGTAAAAGCACAGCTATCAAAATGATTACTGGAGAGACAACACTGACTGCTGGGCAG GTGCTGATGAAGAAGGGAGAGGGAGCAACCTCCCACCTCCAGGACCACGCGCCTGCCTTCCTGGGGTACTGCCCGCAGGAGGACCCGCTCTGGCCAGACCTCACCGTGCACGAGCACCTGCGGGTCTACGCCGCCGTGAAAGGGGTGTGCAAGGAGGATACGGCTGCTGCTGTCAACCG AATAGTGAATGCCCTGCAGCTtcaagactatttaaaaaaaaaagccagaaaattatCTGCTGGGGTAACCAGaaag CTGTGCTTCGCGATGTGCATGCTGGGCAACCCCGCGGTCCTGCTCCTGGACGAGCCATCAACTGGCATGGACCCCAACGGGCAGCATTGTGTTTG GAAGATGATTCGTGCTGCCCTGAAAACCAAGGAGACGGGAGCCATTCTGACGACGCACTAcatggaggaggcggaggcggtGTGCGACCGCGTGGCCATCATGGTGTCCGGGCAGCTACG atATATTGGCTCCATTCAGTACCTGAAGAACAAGTTTGGTAAAGGTTATCTACTGGAAATTAAAGTCATGGACCCAGAGCACACTGATCTTCTCCATGCTGAGATTTTGAGGATTTTCCCGAGTGCAGCCCGTCAGGAGCG gttCCCCTCTTTTCTAGTCTACAAGGTCCCGATGGAAGATGCACTGCCCCTGTCTCAGTCTTTCTCCAAGCTAGAGGAAG CCAAACGGAACTTCAACCTCAAGGAGTACAGCTTCTCTTTGAATACTTTGGCTCAG GTGTTTTTGGAACTCTCCCGAGAGCAGGAGAAGGATAATTTTGATCCGACTTTGGATGGGACTTTCGAATGGAAACAACTTCAGCAGGAGGACTGTTAA